In one Nocardioides luteus genomic region, the following are encoded:
- a CDS encoding VWA domain-containing protein → MSALGWQILTLVRRVLIVLLTVIVLVRPSWGAAPSEMRTADLDVLVVVDRTRSMVAEDGPGGEARMTQLKKDLKALSAALPSVRFGAITFGGEVVRTEMPFTYDTTAFNAWVDGLYAERAFDGSGSMVDAPRDEVISALERDQERFPERRRIVVFASDGENTREGVDQQSFSEIDDLSAGGVVLGYGTEEGGRMPWDDERPQDGYLKDGEGQDARSRIDLANLREIAGQMGLQTLHRTTKETKEIATEASTWDSEMLTEKTSAGGEVSRAWIFGFPLLALLLWELWGHRRRGHEAEEVLS, encoded by the coding sequence ATGAGCGCCTTGGGGTGGCAGATCCTCACGCTCGTACGCCGCGTGCTGATCGTCCTGCTCACCGTCATCGTCCTGGTGCGGCCGAGCTGGGGCGCGGCGCCGTCGGAGATGCGTACGGCCGACCTCGATGTCCTCGTCGTGGTCGACCGCACCCGGTCGATGGTCGCCGAGGACGGGCCCGGCGGCGAGGCCCGGATGACGCAGCTCAAGAAGGACCTCAAGGCGCTCTCGGCGGCGCTGCCGTCGGTGCGGTTCGGGGCGATCACCTTCGGCGGCGAGGTCGTGCGCACCGAGATGCCGTTCACCTACGACACCACCGCCTTCAACGCCTGGGTCGACGGTCTCTACGCCGAGCGGGCCTTCGACGGGTCCGGCTCGATGGTCGACGCCCCGCGTGACGAGGTCATCTCGGCGCTCGAGCGCGACCAGGAGCGCTTCCCCGAGCGGCGCCGGATCGTGGTGTTCGCCTCCGACGGCGAGAACACCCGCGAGGGCGTCGACCAGCAGTCGTTCAGCGAGATCGACGACCTCTCCGCCGGCGGCGTGGTGCTCGGCTACGGCACCGAGGAGGGCGGCCGGATGCCGTGGGACGACGAACGCCCCCAGGACGGCTACCTCAAGGACGGCGAGGGCCAGGACGCCCGCTCCCGGATCGACCTGGCCAACCTGCGCGAGATCGCAGGTCAGATGGGTCTTCAGACACTTCACCGCACGACGAAGGAGACCAAGGAGATCGCCACCGAGGCCTCCACCTGGGACTCGGAGATGCTCACCGAGAAGACCTCCGCCGGCGGTGAGGTGTCCCGCGCC
- a CDS encoding vWA domain-containing protein produces the protein MDLRWPVLGVIMLVVTVIAVAAIVVLAARVHRRPADAVLVAHTERLKRLPRFRELATQQRWLSWWQTAGIALAVIGCIWLIARPQTTDITQNRYSTRDIVLCLDASTSMFDEDTQVTQAYSQLVAGLNGERVSLVLWSDAAVTVFPLTDDYGWVQDELARAGRAFALGDQEYVAGTYLGKERASLISDGIVSCVKRFDLSNPERGRAVIVASDNDPQGGPPVYSLPEATEFAKERDVQLYGIGSADLSFQEDKRATFDKAMTDTGGTFSLLGDDGSIESILAGIDRLSADEVVEPPKYQVRDAPGWPIATIVLGVLMLIAGWVYALVRSGRLSPGSRPRPTPPPAPWPQQTRPPSEVGR, from the coding sequence ATGGACCTGAGATGGCCCGTCCTCGGCGTGATCATGCTGGTCGTCACGGTGATCGCCGTCGCCGCGATCGTCGTACTCGCCGCCCGGGTGCACCGCCGCCCGGCCGACGCCGTGCTTGTCGCCCACACCGAGCGCCTCAAGCGCCTCCCCCGGTTCCGGGAGCTCGCGACCCAGCAGCGCTGGCTGTCCTGGTGGCAGACCGCGGGGATCGCGCTCGCCGTGATCGGGTGCATCTGGCTGATCGCCCGGCCGCAGACCACCGACATCACCCAGAACCGCTACTCCACCCGCGACATCGTGCTCTGCCTGGACGCCTCGACCTCGATGTTCGACGAGGACACCCAGGTCACCCAGGCCTACTCCCAGCTCGTCGCCGGCCTCAACGGCGAGCGGGTCAGCCTGGTCCTGTGGAGCGACGCCGCGGTCACCGTCTTCCCCCTCACCGACGACTACGGCTGGGTGCAGGACGAGCTGGCCCGCGCCGGCCGGGCCTTCGCCCTCGGCGACCAGGAGTACGTCGCCGGCACCTACCTCGGCAAGGAGCGCGCCTCCCTGATCAGCGACGGGATCGTCTCCTGCGTCAAGCGCTTCGACCTGTCCAACCCCGAGCGCGGCCGGGCGGTCATCGTCGCCTCCGACAACGACCCGCAGGGCGGGCCGCCGGTCTACTCGCTGCCCGAGGCCACCGAGTTCGCCAAGGAGCGCGACGTCCAGCTCTACGGCATCGGCTCCGCCGACCTCAGCTTCCAGGAGGACAAGCGCGCCACCTTCGACAAGGCGATGACCGACACCGGCGGCACCTTCTCGCTGCTCGGTGACGACGGCTCGATCGAGTCGATCCTGGCCGGCATCGACCGGCTCTCGGCCGACGAGGTCGTCGAGCCGCCGAAGTACCAGGTCCGCGACGCTCCCGGCTGGCCGATCGCGACGATCGTCCTCGGGGTCCTGATGCTGATCGCCGGGTGGGTCTACGCCCTGGTCCGCTCCGGGCGGCTGTCCCCGGGCTCGCGGCCTCGCCCGACTCCCCCGCCGGCCCCGTGGCCCCAGCAGACTCGCCCACCGAGCGAGGTGGGCCGATGA
- a CDS encoding DUF58 domain-containing protein, whose amino-acid sequence MATYLPRIRTRLMIHAHRKVVGLLDGEYASLQTGRSMDFHDLREYVPGDDVKDIDWKATARSRSLLVKRFTAERQHLVLLAISTGRSMAAQATGTTTKRDLAIFTAGLVGWLGVRHGDKVAVAYGDSETQKLTKPADTEVALERALGQAHDAITPDAAEADIVAVLRHIATNVRRRAILLVVTDEHSVSDEMAAILRRLTVQHEVLVAGIDDLDPTTAVAGGAPTVDVDTVAALPGWLSGDAVLQAQYAELAAAEEHGLRSTLDRLGIAYQRVRDDTTAIGAVFHLLERHRHARR is encoded by the coding sequence ATGGCGACGTACCTTCCTCGGATCCGCACGCGGCTGATGATCCATGCCCACCGCAAGGTGGTCGGGCTGCTCGACGGGGAGTACGCGTCACTTCAGACAGGGCGCTCGATGGACTTCCACGACCTGCGGGAGTACGTCCCCGGCGACGACGTGAAGGACATCGACTGGAAGGCGACGGCACGGTCCCGGAGCCTGCTGGTCAAGCGGTTCACCGCCGAGCGCCAGCATCTGGTGCTGCTGGCCATCTCCACGGGCCGGAGCATGGCGGCCCAGGCGACCGGCACCACGACCAAGCGCGACCTGGCGATCTTCACCGCCGGCCTGGTCGGCTGGCTGGGCGTGCGCCACGGCGACAAGGTCGCGGTCGCCTACGGCGACTCGGAGACCCAGAAGCTCACCAAGCCTGCCGACACCGAGGTCGCGCTCGAGCGGGCGCTGGGGCAGGCGCACGACGCCATCACCCCCGACGCCGCCGAGGCGGACATCGTCGCCGTCCTGCGCCACATCGCCACCAACGTACGCCGCCGGGCGATCCTGCTCGTCGTCACCGACGAGCACTCGGTCAGCGACGAGATGGCCGCGATCCTGCGCCGCCTCACCGTCCAGCACGAGGTGCTGGTCGCGGGCATCGACGACCTCGACCCCACCACCGCGGTGGCCGGCGGCGCACCGACCGTCGACGTCGACACCGTCGCGGCCCTGCCGGGATGGCTCAGCGGCGACGCGGTCCTCCAGGCGCAGTACGCCGAGCTGGCCGCTGCCGAGGAGCACGGCCTGCGCAGCACGCTGGACCGCCTCGGCATCGCCTACCAGCGGGTCCGCGACGACACCACCGCCATCGGCGCCGTCTTCCATCTCCTGGAGAGGCACCGTCATGCGCGCCGGTAG
- a CDS encoding AAA family ATPase: MTTTAPTLAPPSAEEIARAKEIVGRISTAFSSRVVGQERLRTALLIALLSEGHVLLESVPGLAKTLAASTLSQTVKAQFSRIQCTPDLLPSDIIGTQVYDQRNHEFETQLGPVHANFVLLDEINRSSAKTQSAMLEAMQERQTSIAGHVHPLPRPFMVLATQNPIEEEGTYVLPHAQMDRFLLKEIVNYPSDGEELIVLERIEAGTLGPDHEETRPVADPDDVIWLQELTKRVYVDPAIKRYIVALVQATRNARQLLGPETGSYVEIGASPRASIAFLQASRAAALLLGRSYVTPEDVRELRHSILRHRLHLSFEALAEKVQPEMLVDALVRAVPSP; the protein is encoded by the coding sequence TTGACCACCACCGCACCCACCCTCGCCCCGCCGTCCGCCGAGGAGATCGCCAGGGCGAAGGAGATCGTCGGGCGGATCAGCACCGCCTTCAGCAGCCGTGTGGTCGGCCAGGAACGGCTCAGGACAGCGCTGCTGATCGCGCTTCTCTCCGAGGGCCACGTGCTGCTGGAGAGCGTGCCCGGACTGGCCAAGACACTTGCCGCGAGCACGCTGAGCCAGACGGTGAAGGCACAGTTCTCCCGGATCCAGTGCACCCCCGACCTGCTGCCGAGCGACATCATCGGCACCCAGGTCTACGACCAGCGCAACCACGAGTTCGAGACCCAGCTCGGACCGGTCCATGCCAACTTCGTGCTGCTGGACGAGATCAACCGAAGCTCCGCCAAGACCCAGAGCGCCATGCTCGAGGCGATGCAGGAGCGCCAGACGAGCATCGCCGGCCACGTCCACCCGCTGCCACGCCCGTTCATGGTGCTCGCCACGCAGAACCCGATCGAGGAGGAGGGCACCTACGTCCTCCCCCACGCCCAGATGGACCGGTTCCTGCTCAAGGAGATCGTCAACTACCCCAGCGACGGCGAGGAGCTCATCGTCCTGGAGCGCATCGAGGCCGGCACGCTCGGTCCCGACCACGAGGAGACCCGTCCGGTCGCCGACCCCGACGACGTGATCTGGCTCCAGGAGCTGACCAAGCGCGTCTACGTCGACCCGGCGATCAAGCGCTACATCGTCGCCCTCGTCCAGGCCACCCGCAACGCCCGCCAGCTCCTCGGGCCGGAGACCGGCTCCTACGTCGAGATCGGCGCGTCCCCGCGTGCCTCGATCGCCTTCCTGCAGGCCTCCCGCGCGGCGGCGCTGCTGCTCGGCCGCTCCTACGTCACCCCCGAGGACGTGCGCGAGCTGCGCCACAGCATCCTGCGCCACCGGCTCCACCTCAGCTTCGAGGCGCTGGCCGAGAAGGTCCAGCCCGAGATGCTCGTCGACGCACTGGTCCGCGCTGTTCCCAGCCCCTGA
- a CDS encoding SDR family oxidoreductase, whose translation MTTINNTRVALVTGGSGGIGAAVVERLARDGFAVAVHYAGNAERAEKLVAEIAAAGGQAIAVGGDVADEVAMAEAFKATSEAFGGIDVVVNTAGIMALSPIASLDLDVLDRMHRTNIRGTFVVSQLAANQVRDGGAVINFSTSVKKVALPGYAAYTASKGAVDALTMVLAKELAGRDITVNAVAPGPVATPLFLDGKDEETIERMANMNPLHRLGTPEDIAEVVAFLAGPCRWINGQVVYANGGMV comes from the coding sequence ATGACCACCATCAACAACACCCGCGTCGCACTGGTCACCGGCGGCTCGGGCGGCATCGGAGCGGCTGTCGTCGAGCGACTGGCCCGCGACGGCTTCGCGGTCGCCGTGCACTACGCCGGCAACGCGGAGCGGGCCGAGAAGCTCGTCGCGGAGATCGCCGCGGCCGGCGGCCAGGCGATCGCAGTCGGCGGTGACGTCGCGGACGAGGTCGCGATGGCCGAGGCCTTCAAGGCCACCAGCGAGGCGTTCGGCGGCATCGACGTCGTCGTCAACACCGCCGGCATCATGGCCCTGAGCCCGATCGCGTCGCTGGACCTGGACGTCCTCGACCGGATGCACCGCACCAACATCCGCGGCACCTTCGTCGTCTCGCAGCTCGCCGCCAACCAGGTCCGTGACGGCGGCGCCGTCATCAACTTCTCGACCTCGGTCAAGAAGGTCGCGCTGCCGGGTTACGCCGCCTACACCGCGTCCAAGGGCGCTGTCGACGCACTCACCATGGTGCTGGCCAAGGAGCTCGCGGGTCGCGACATCACCGTCAACGCGGTCGCGCCGGGACCGGTCGCCACGCCGCTGTTCCTGGACGGCAAGGACGAGGAGACCATCGAGCGGATGGCCAACATGAACCCGCTGCACCGCCTCGGCACGCCCGAAGACATCGCCGAGGTCGTGGCCTTCCTCGCGGGCCCGTGCCGCTGGATCAACGGTCAGGTCGTGTACGCCAACGGCGGCATGGTCTGA
- a CDS encoding SDR family NAD(P)-dependent oxidoreductase translates to MNQIVVITGASSGFGALTARALARAGQTVYAGMRETGGRNAPAVRAAADYSAEHGVDLRAIELDVNSQDSVDAAIARIEADNGRIDVLIHNAGHMVVGPTEAFTPEQLAELYDVNVLSTQRVNRAVLPGMRARGAGLVVWVSSSSVKGGTPPYLAPYFAAKAGMDSLAVSYAGELARWGVETSIVVPGSFTSGTNHFAHSGRPADTAVEAAYETRYAGLMGQVAEKLAALAPADADASMVSDEITRIVSLPAGERPFRVHIDPADDGSEEVSDVADRVRREFLTRVDLADLLTVAR, encoded by the coding sequence ATGAATCAGATCGTCGTCATCACCGGGGCCTCGAGCGGCTTCGGTGCCCTCACCGCCCGCGCGCTGGCGCGGGCCGGACAGACCGTCTACGCCGGGATGCGCGAGACCGGCGGCCGCAACGCCCCGGCGGTCCGGGCGGCGGCCGACTACTCGGCCGAGCACGGGGTCGACCTCCGCGCGATCGAGCTCGACGTCAACTCCCAGGACTCGGTCGATGCGGCCATCGCCCGGATCGAGGCCGACAACGGCCGCATCGACGTCCTCATCCACAACGCCGGTCACATGGTCGTCGGCCCGACCGAGGCGTTCACGCCCGAGCAGCTGGCCGAGCTGTACGACGTCAACGTGCTCTCGACCCAGCGGGTGAACCGGGCCGTGCTGCCGGGCATGCGGGCACGTGGTGCCGGCCTGGTGGTGTGGGTGTCGAGCTCCTCGGTCAAGGGCGGTACGCCGCCCTACCTGGCGCCCTACTTCGCCGCCAAGGCGGGCATGGACTCCCTCGCCGTCTCCTACGCCGGCGAGCTCGCCCGCTGGGGTGTGGAGACCTCGATCGTCGTGCCCGGCTCGTTCACCAGCGGCACGAACCACTTCGCGCACTCCGGCCGGCCGGCCGACACGGCGGTCGAGGCCGCGTACGAGACCCGCTACGCCGGGCTCATGGGCCAGGTGGCCGAGAAGCTCGCCGCGCTGGCTCCGGCCGACGCGGACGCCTCGATGGTCTCCGACGAGATCACACGGATCGTGTCCCTGCCGGCCGGTGAGCGTCCGTTCCGGGTCCACATCGACCCGGCGGACGACGGCTCGGAGGAGGTCTCCGACGTGGCTGATCGTGTCCGCCGCGAGTTCCTCACCCGTGTCGACCTCGCCGACCTGCTCACCGTCGCTCGGTGA
- a CDS encoding TetR/AcrR family transcriptional regulator, which produces MTAEDVPPRRGRGRRPADEVRADILGTTGELLLTEGIADLTFDRVARVAGVSKTTLYKWWPSRGALALDGYFHAVEDTLAFPDTGDIRADLLSQLHAFVALMTETAGGSALLQLIGEAQTDPELAAAYRALYSAERRRLAVERLTAAQEAGQIRPDVDVRVLIDQLWGSVYHRLLIPDEPVTREFATALVANLMDGVAAS; this is translated from the coding sequence ATGACCGCCGAGGACGTTCCGCCGCGCCGAGGACGGGGTCGTCGGCCCGCCGACGAGGTCCGAGCCGACATCCTCGGCACGACGGGCGAGCTGCTCCTCACCGAGGGCATCGCCGACCTCACCTTCGACCGGGTGGCCCGGGTTGCGGGCGTCAGCAAGACCACGCTCTACAAGTGGTGGCCGTCTCGGGGTGCGCTCGCTCTCGATGGTTACTTCCACGCGGTCGAGGACACTCTGGCCTTCCCGGACACCGGCGACATCCGGGCCGATCTCCTCAGCCAGCTGCACGCCTTCGTCGCGCTGATGACCGAGACGGCCGGCGGTTCAGCGCTCCTCCAGCTGATCGGGGAGGCGCAGACGGACCCCGAGCTCGCGGCCGCGTATCGAGCCCTCTACTCCGCCGAGCGCCGCCGCCTGGCCGTGGAGCGCCTCACGGCCGCTCAGGAGGCCGGCCAGATCCGGCCGGACGTCGACGTACGAGTCCTCATCGACCAGCTCTGGGGATCGGTCTACCACCGGCTGCTCATCCCTGACGAGCCCGTCACCCGTGAGTTCGCCACCGCCCTGGTCGCCAACCTCATGGACGGCGTCGCAGCATCCTGA
- a CDS encoding alpha-ketoglutarate-dependent dioxygenase AlkB — protein sequence MDFQGTLFAPTDDETTETTYERIHLDRGAWVDVARGWLPDPDDVFAALVHDVPWREERRQMYDRVVDVPRLLHTYLQGDPLPHPRLAEARGRLTAHYLPELGEPFVTAGCCYYRNGNDSVAWHGDRIGRGRSNDTMVAIVSVGDPRRLALRPQGGGKGMSIEMGHGDLVVMGGSCQRTWEHAIPKVSSAGPRISVQFRPRNVF from the coding sequence GTGGACTTCCAGGGAACACTCTTCGCCCCCACCGACGACGAGACCACCGAGACGACCTACGAGCGGATCCATCTGGACCGCGGAGCCTGGGTGGACGTCGCCCGTGGCTGGCTGCCTGATCCCGACGACGTCTTCGCGGCCCTGGTCCACGACGTCCCGTGGCGCGAGGAGCGCCGGCAGATGTACGACCGCGTCGTCGACGTACCCCGGCTCCTGCACACCTACCTCCAGGGCGACCCGCTCCCCCATCCGCGGCTCGCCGAGGCCCGCGGCCGCCTCACCGCCCACTACCTGCCCGAGCTCGGCGAGCCGTTCGTGACCGCGGGCTGCTGCTACTACCGCAACGGCAACGACTCGGTCGCCTGGCACGGCGACCGGATCGGTCGCGGCCGCAGCAACGACACGATGGTCGCGATCGTCTCCGTCGGCGACCCGCGCCGTCTGGCGCTGCGGCCCCAGGGCGGCGGCAAGGGGATGAGCATCGAGATGGGCCACGGCGACCTGGTCGTCATGGGCGGCTCCTGCCAGCGCACCTGGGAGCACGCCATCCCCAAGGTCTCCTCCGCCGGCCCCCGGATCTCGGTCCAGTTCCGGCCCCGCAACGTCTTCTGA
- a CDS encoding GntR family transcriptional regulator, whose amino-acid sequence MYTYALLMVRSVDGERSLKHVQIREYVRELVIGESPGASAPSERELVQKFSVARATVRQALDALVADGLLVRIPGRGTFVARPPRAQSPVLGFSEEMARRGMQASSETLLLGREKAGPTIARALAIKEGAAVVHWRRLRRGDGVPICIEDVYLDETIVPGMLERTTPTSLYAELARRHMRPSWVDDTFRADVANIEEATLLGLSVGVPVLRRQRKSVAGDRYVEVCRSVYRADRYALHLQLGPS is encoded by the coding sequence GTGTACACCTACGCTCTGCTCATGGTCCGGTCGGTCGACGGTGAGCGTTCGCTCAAGCACGTCCAGATCCGGGAGTACGTCCGGGAGCTGGTCATCGGGGAGAGCCCGGGTGCGTCGGCACCCTCGGAGCGCGAGCTGGTCCAGAAGTTCAGCGTCGCCAGGGCGACCGTGCGGCAGGCGCTCGACGCGCTCGTCGCCGACGGTCTGCTGGTCCGGATCCCGGGCCGGGGCACGTTCGTGGCGCGTCCGCCGCGGGCGCAGAGTCCGGTGCTCGGGTTCAGCGAGGAGATGGCTCGCCGGGGGATGCAGGCCTCCTCCGAGACGCTGCTGCTGGGCCGGGAGAAGGCCGGGCCCACGATCGCGCGTGCGCTGGCGATCAAGGAGGGCGCGGCCGTCGTCCACTGGCGCCGTCTGCGCCGCGGCGACGGGGTGCCGATCTGCATCGAGGACGTCTATCTCGACGAGACGATCGTGCCCGGGATGCTCGAGCGCACCACGCCGACCAGCCTCTACGCCGAGCTGGCCCGCCGGCACATGCGCCCGTCGTGGGTCGACGACACGTTCCGCGCCGATGTGGCCAACATCGAGGAGGCCACGCTGCTCGGCCTCTCGGTCGGTGTGCCCGTGCTCCGCAGGCAGCGGAAGTCGGTGGCGGGGGACCGCTACGTCGAGGTCTGCCGCTCGGTCTACCGCGCCGACCGCTACGCGCTGCACCTGCAGCTCGGCCCCTCCTGA
- a CDS encoding DUF4031 domain-containing protein, whose product MQPVILIDPPNVPSRGRMWSHLASDTSYEELHAFASRMGIPARGFDRDHYDVPAEAYDDMVAAGAVEVTSRALVSALLAAGLRRRKPR is encoded by the coding sequence ATGCAGCCTGTGATTCTGATCGATCCGCCGAACGTGCCCAGTCGTGGCCGGATGTGGTCGCACCTGGCCAGCGACACCTCCTACGAGGAGCTGCACGCCTTCGCGAGCCGGATGGGGATCCCGGCCCGCGGGTTCGACCGGGACCACTACGACGTCCCGGCGGAGGCGTACGACGACATGGTCGCCGCCGGTGCGGTCGAGGTGACGTCCCGGGCTCTGGTCTCTGCCCTGCTTGCTGCCGGCCTGCGGCGCCGCAAGCCGCGCTAG
- a CDS encoding MFS transporter, translating into MSFQTYADLWRIPDVRRILVLGLFLRVPMPASSVIVTLHVVGPLDRSYAEAGLVSTVLAIAMAISGPWLGRLLDRLGLRRTLLLPLAILPIAWSIAPWVGYLPLIALIAVAGLFTVPSWSIVRQVVLRSVEPGQRTAALSADAIMTELAFMVGPVIGVLSASYLGTSWALLVTQWLGIAAAIVLWLLNPSITEGEPAVPSDAVPSDSGAPARRFALPSWVSPGVVLLLAGTFTASLILIAEDLGTVAAMRDFDRTALLGLVMAIWALGSLVGALVYGALNRHPSAAVMLVLLGATTVLTAFAWGPVSFAVLLLLSGFFCAPTLTAALEAITSRVPSTVRGEVMGWHGSAITLGSAVGAPTAGFAIDLIGWQGGFILGGGLGLLIAAAIWLTVRRMTKPTAEAPLPGEKSPA; encoded by the coding sequence GTGAGCTTCCAGACGTACGCCGACCTGTGGCGGATCCCTGACGTTCGCCGCATCCTCGTGCTGGGCCTGTTCCTGCGCGTCCCGATGCCGGCGTCCTCGGTCATCGTGACCCTGCACGTGGTCGGACCCCTGGATCGCTCCTACGCCGAGGCCGGTCTGGTCTCGACGGTGCTCGCGATCGCGATGGCGATCTCCGGGCCCTGGCTCGGCCGTCTCCTCGACCGCCTCGGGCTGCGGCGTACGCTCCTGCTGCCGCTGGCCATCCTCCCGATCGCCTGGTCGATCGCTCCCTGGGTCGGCTACCTTCCGCTGATCGCGCTGATCGCCGTCGCCGGGCTCTTCACCGTGCCGTCCTGGTCGATCGTTCGCCAGGTCGTGCTGCGCTCGGTCGAACCCGGGCAGCGCACCGCGGCGCTCAGCGCCGACGCGATCATGACGGAGCTCGCCTTCATGGTCGGGCCGGTGATCGGCGTGCTCAGCGCCAGCTACCTCGGCACCTCGTGGGCGCTGCTGGTGACCCAGTGGCTCGGGATCGCCGCGGCCATCGTGCTGTGGCTGCTCAACCCGAGCATCACCGAGGGCGAGCCGGCCGTGCCGAGCGACGCGGTCCCCAGCGACTCCGGCGCCCCGGCTCGCCGCTTCGCACTCCCGTCGTGGGTGAGCCCGGGCGTCGTACTCCTCCTCGCCGGCACCTTCACCGCCTCGCTCATCCTCATCGCCGAGGACCTCGGCACCGTGGCCGCGATGCGCGACTTCGACCGCACCGCCCTCCTCGGGCTGGTGATGGCGATCTGGGCGCTCGGGTCCCTGGTCGGCGCGCTCGTCTACGGCGCGCTCAACCGCCACCCGTCCGCCGCGGTGATGCTCGTCCTGCTGGGCGCAACGACGGTGCTCACCGCGTTCGCCTGGGGTCCGGTCTCGTTCGCCGTGCTGCTCCTGCTCAGCGGCTTCTTCTGCGCGCCGACCCTGACCGCGGCGCTCGAGGCGATCACCAGCCGCGTCCCCTCGACCGTACGCGGCGAGGTGATGGGCTGGCACGGCTCGGCCATCACCCTCGGCAGCGCCGTCGGCGCACCCACCGCCGGGTTCGCCATCGACCTGATCGGCTGGCAGGGCGGCTTCATCCTCGGCGGCGGGCTCGGCCTGCTCATCGCGGCAGCGATCTGGCTCACCGTGCGGCGGATGACGAAGCCCACGGCGGAGGCGCCGCTCCCGGGCGAGAAGTCACCCGCCTAG
- a CDS encoding HD domain-containing protein — MELPRHWPLPEATDLLGEVLAAYDEPTRRYHDRRHLSEVLDRIEELREEGERFDPLTVILAAFFHDSVYDGERDAEERSATWAEDALAAHLDPDVVAEVARLVRLTETHDPEPDDHGGRVLSDADLAILAAPAERYEEYVATVREEYQHLSDEEFRVGRAQVLERLLEKESLYSTPFARISWEAAARANISAELETLAPYLSPDR, encoded by the coding sequence ATGGAGCTCCCTCGACATTGGCCGCTGCCAGAGGCGACCGACCTTCTCGGTGAGGTTCTGGCGGCGTACGACGAGCCGACCCGCCGCTACCACGACCGCCGGCACCTCTCCGAGGTGCTGGACCGGATCGAGGAGCTGCGGGAGGAGGGAGAGCGCTTCGACCCGCTGACCGTCATCCTGGCGGCCTTCTTCCACGACTCCGTCTACGACGGGGAGCGCGACGCCGAGGAACGTTCGGCCACCTGGGCCGAGGACGCCTTGGCCGCCCACCTGGACCCCGACGTGGTCGCCGAGGTCGCTCGTCTGGTGCGGCTGACCGAGACCCACGACCCGGAGCCCGACGACCACGGCGGCCGAGTGCTCTCCGACGCCGATCTGGCGATCCTGGCGGCCCCGGCGGAGCGCTACGAGGAGTACGTCGCGACCGTCCGCGAGGAGTATCAGCACCTCTCCGACGAGGAGTTCCGGGTCGGCCGCGCCCAGGTCCTGGAGCGGCTGCTGGAGAAGGAGTCGCTCTACTCGACACCCTTCGCGCGGATCAGCTGGGAGGCCGCCGCGCGGGCCAACATCTCGGCAGAGCTGGAGACGCTCGCACCATACCTGTCACCCGATCGATAA